From one Tetragenococcus osmophilus genomic stretch:
- a CDS encoding glycosyltransferase produces MKIGFYICAFLVFYTMIGYPLLLKILHKLLSHKKIKIDHSYQPMVSIIVPAHNEENVIEKKIVNLLNISYPKDKYEIIISSDNSTDKTNNIVKSYQVQHKDSIKLYNVESRKGKTNAQDEAVDIAKGEILVFTDANSIFDKQALTELIKTLSDRSVGYVAGKLSYLNSAENKTSESEASYWNIDLSLRLMESDLSSITAGNGSIYAVRKDDYIKIDPIFSHDSIFPPKLVNLGKRAVFNKDAIAFEKAGETDGDEFIRKVRMARKNIAINFIDIQKYNIQRNKLFSLFYISHRTFRNNLYLFHILLLLFNIFMVIQSNYLIYAFFLVVQILFFVIAIVGKNSVNKYIKLIFYYTMTIVAQAVAAFKEITGKSKAFWEKADTTR; encoded by the coding sequence TTGAAAATAGGGTTTTATATATGTGCTTTTTTAGTGTTTTACACCATGATAGGGTACCCATTGTTATTAAAAATTTTACATAAATTACTTAGTCACAAAAAAATCAAAATAGATCATAGTTATCAACCTATGGTTTCAATTATTGTTCCAGCCCATAACGAAGAAAACGTAATTGAAAAAAAAATCGTAAACCTTTTAAATATATCCTATCCTAAAGATAAATATGAAATTATAATATCTTCTGATAATAGTACTGATAAGACAAACAATATAGTTAAAAGTTATCAAGTACAGCATAAAGATAGTATCAAGCTTTACAACGTAGAGTCTAGAAAGGGAAAAACTAATGCTCAAGATGAGGCTGTAGACATTGCTAAAGGAGAAATTCTAGTTTTTACAGATGCTAATTCTATTTTTGATAAACAAGCGTTAACCGAATTAATTAAAACTTTATCAGACAGAAGTGTTGGTTATGTGGCTGGTAAGTTATCTTATCTAAATTCGGCAGAAAACAAAACCAGCGAGTCGGAAGCTTCTTATTGGAACATTGACCTTAGTTTAAGGTTGATGGAATCAGATTTGTCTTCAATTACTGCTGGGAACGGGAGCATATATGCGGTAAGAAAAGATGATTATATTAAAATTGATCCTATATTTAGTCATGATAGTATTTTTCCGCCTAAGCTCGTTAACTTAGGCAAAAGAGCTGTGTTTAATAAGGATGCGATTGCATTTGAAAAAGCTGGCGAAACTGATGGCGACGAATTTATCAGAAAAGTAAGAATGGCGAGAAAAAATATTGCTATCAATTTTATTGATATACAAAAATATAATATACAGAGAAATAAACTTTTTTCATTGTTTTATATTTCGCATAGAACTTTTAGAAATAACTTGTATCTGTTCCATATTTTACTTTTATTATTCAACATTTTTATGGTTATACAAAGTAATTATTTAATATATGCATTTTTTTTAGTAGTACAAATCCTTTTTTTCGTAATTGCTATAGTTGGGAAGAATAGTGTAAATAAGTACATTAAATTAATATTTTATTACACAATGACTATAGTTGCGCAAGCAGTAGCTGCTTTTAAAGAAATTACAGGGAAGTCTAAAGCATTTTGGGAAAAAGCAGATACGACTAGATAA
- a CDS encoding acetyltransferase, with protein MQIIIVGAGGFGKEVAFSIDRLQEHNVIGFVDDNYQNIDEKIYGKPVIGTLKFLQDCTKEISVVIAIADSVTREVVYEKLKSNKLITFPNIIDPTVILGHNIQLGIGNVLMANTTYTSDIKIGSFNMFNIASTIGHDSILGDFNSFFPAVNISGNVKIGNANQFGVGLKVIQGLTIGDSNILGAGSVVIRDVYNCSKVVGVPSKEIESWDNDE; from the coding sequence ATGCAGATTATAATAGTTGGTGCTGGAGGATTTGGAAAAGAAGTTGCCTTTTCAATAGATAGATTGCAAGAGCATAACGTTATAGGTTTTGTTGATGATAACTATCAAAATATAGATGAAAAAATATATGGAAAACCTGTTATAGGAACGCTAAAATTCTTACAAGATTGTACAAAGGAAATTAGCGTTGTCATAGCTATAGCAGATTCAGTTACTCGAGAAGTTGTATATGAGAAATTAAAGAGTAACAAGCTTATTACATTTCCTAATATTATCGACCCCACAGTTATATTAGGTCATAATATTCAGCTAGGGATTGGTAATGTTTTAATGGCAAATACGACTTATACAAGTGATATTAAAATTGGAAGCTTCAATATGTTTAATATAGCTTCTACAATTGGTCATGATTCAATACTTGGTGATTTCAATTCGTTCTTTCCTGCGGTTAATATTTCAGGAAATGTAAAGATTGGAAATGCAAATCAATTTGGGGTTGGGCTAAAAGTTATACAGGGGTTAACGATAGGCGATAGTAATATCCTCGGAGCCGGTAGTGTTGTAATAAGGGATGTCTATAACTGTTCAAAGGTTGTAGGTGTTCCGTCGAAAGAAATAGAAAGTTGGGATAATGATGAATAA
- a CDS encoding DegT/DnrJ/EryC1/StrS family aminotransferase, with protein sequence MNKERLVLSSPHMSNEGFEQEYVQEAFDKNWIAPLGKNVDEFEHELVNYVRSQNGAALISGTAAIHMALKAADVKEDDIVICQSLTFSATANPIIYQGAIPVFVDSEEETWNMDPEFLRAALEKYPNAKAVIVVNLYGLAAQLDEIVAICNEYNVTLIEDAAESLGTTYKGQATGTFGKYGIYSFNGNKIITTSGGGMLVSNDKEKIEKVRFWSTQARDKARHYQHSEIGYNYRMSNIVAGVGRGQLKVLNNRIQKKRYIHDFYKQELKEFSNISFMPENGWSESNFWLSVVILKNKDTNELIDALDEANIESRPVWKPMHLQPVFANYDYIGGEVSEELFKKGICLPSDTKMEDEDLYRVTSVIKRVLQSE encoded by the coding sequence ATGAATAAAGAACGATTGGTACTGTCTTCTCCCCATATGAGTAATGAAGGATTTGAACAAGAATATGTTCAAGAAGCTTTTGATAAGAATTGGATAGCTCCTTTAGGAAAAAATGTGGATGAATTTGAACATGAATTAGTAAATTATGTAAGAAGCCAAAACGGTGCAGCCTTAATATCAGGCACAGCTGCTATACATATGGCCCTTAAGGCAGCGGATGTAAAAGAAGATGATATTGTTATTTGTCAGTCTTTAACATTTTCAGCAACAGCAAATCCAATTATTTATCAGGGAGCTATTCCTGTTTTTGTAGATAGCGAAGAAGAAACTTGGAATATGGACCCTGAATTTTTAAGAGCAGCTCTAGAAAAATATCCGAATGCTAAAGCAGTAATTGTAGTTAACCTTTATGGCCTAGCTGCGCAATTAGATGAAATTGTTGCTATATGTAATGAGTATAATGTAACTTTGATTGAAGATGCAGCTGAATCGCTTGGGACAACATATAAAGGACAAGCAACTGGAACATTTGGTAAATATGGCATTTATTCTTTTAACGGTAATAAAATTATTACTACTTCTGGTGGTGGAATGCTTGTTTCAAATGATAAGGAAAAAATTGAAAAAGTACGATTTTGGTCTACTCAAGCAAGAGATAAGGCACGTCATTATCAGCATAGTGAGATTGGTTATAATTATCGTATGAGCAATATTGTAGCGGGCGTTGGTCGTGGTCAATTAAAAGTTTTAAATAATCGAATTCAGAAAAAAAGATATATACATGACTTTTATAAACAAGAACTAAAAGAATTTTCCAATATATCTTTTATGCCAGAAAATGGGTGGAGTGAGTCTAATTTTTGGCTATCCGTTGTCATTCTGAAAAATAAAGATACAAATGAATTAATCGATGCTTTAGATGAAGCTAATATTGAGTCAAGACCTGTATGGAAACCAATGCATTTACAACCTGTGTTTGCAAATTATGATTATATAGGCGGGGAAGTTTCAGAAGAATTATTTAAAAAAGGTATCTGCTTACCATCTGATACTAAAATGGAAGATGAGGATTTATATAGAGTCACGTCTGTTATAAAGAGAGTGTTGCAAAGTGAATAA
- a CDS encoding sugar transferase: MYERFIKRGLDILLSFLSLTLFSPVFLIIVILVRVNLGKTIFFKQERPGLNGEIFSMYKFRTMTNEVQENGAPLPDEKRLTRFGKFLRSTSLDELPELWNILKGDMSIIGPRPLLVEYLPLYNEQQKQRHNVRPGLTGLAQVSGRNLISWQEKFELDVKYVRNISFKQDLLIFFLTIKKVFVKEGVSSQTSSTVEKFKGNDKQER, encoded by the coding sequence ATGTACGAACGTTTTATAAAGCGTGGCTTAGATATTTTATTATCATTTTTGTCACTTACACTGTTTTCTCCAGTGTTTCTTATAATAGTCATACTAGTTAGAGTGAACTTAGGTAAAACAATTTTTTTTAAACAGGAACGCCCTGGGCTGAATGGGGAAATATTTTCAATGTATAAATTTAGAACGATGACTAATGAGGTACAAGAAAATGGGGCCCCTTTACCTGACGAAAAAAGGTTAACTAGATTTGGGAAATTCTTAAGATCTACAAGTTTAGATGAATTACCTGAACTTTGGAATATTTTAAAAGGTGATATGTCAATAATTGGTCCTAGACCACTCTTAGTTGAATATTTACCCTTATATAATGAACAACAAAAGCAACGACATAATGTGAGGCCAGGGCTTACTGGATTGGCTCAGGTAAGTGGACGTAATTTAATAAGTTGGCAAGAAAAATTTGAGTTAGATGTTAAATATGTAAGGAATATTAGTTTTAAGCAAGACTTATTGATATTTTTTTTAACTATAAAAAAAGTTTTTGTCAAAGAAGGGGTTTCTTCACAAACTAGTTCCACTGTAGAAAAATTTAAAGGAAATGATAAGCAAGAGAGGTAG